In Chloroflexota bacterium, the following are encoded in one genomic region:
- a CDS encoding sugar ABC transporter substrate-binding protein, whose amino-acid sequence MNPTTSKQLLIIVAIILVAGLVTACAAPVPMPAEQVTVVETVIVTEVVEVVAETECETAKDSYKIGFANLTEDIVFTQLVRESIEREAEKAGNIELVLADNKLDGATALANADNFILQGVDGVIEFQTDEKFGNVMMDKFRKEGIPVIAIDIPMPGATFFGADNYGAGFMAGEAAANWAKENWEGQVDALLVLELPQSGPIPEARMQGQVEGLLENLDVEVPEEMIFYLDSKNTQDEAFRVVGDTLPKIPDARHVVAVNINEGTALGTIAAFEAAGRSEDIIVVAQGADPSGQDEMVKEGSRHIGSTGYFAERYGEYLIPAIIDTLECKSLPPAIYVDHVFINADNLCEYYPEHSACN is encoded by the coding sequence ATGAACCCCACAACGTCGAAACAGTTACTGATCATCGTCGCCATCATTCTGGTGGCCGGCCTCGTCACAGCTTGCGCCGCCCCAGTCCCCATGCCTGCCGAACAGGTGACCGTAGTAGAGACGGTCATTGTAACGGAGGTGGTCGAGGTAGTGGCCGAAACCGAGTGTGAAACGGCAAAGGACAGCTATAAGATCGGCTTTGCCAACCTGACCGAGGACATCGTCTTCACGCAGCTCGTGCGCGAGAGCATCGAGCGCGAGGCCGAGAAGGCGGGTAACATCGAACTGGTCCTGGCGGACAATAAATTGGACGGCGCCACCGCGCTTGCCAACGCGGACAACTTCATCCTGCAAGGTGTGGATGGCGTGATCGAGTTCCAGACCGACGAGAAGTTCGGCAACGTGATGATGGATAAATTCCGCAAGGAAGGCATCCCGGTGATCGCCATCGACATCCCCATGCCGGGAGCGACCTTCTTCGGTGCCGACAATTACGGCGCGGGGTTTATGGCAGGCGAGGCCGCTGCCAACTGGGCAAAAGAGAACTGGGAAGGCCAGGTCGATGCCCTCCTAGTGCTTGAACTGCCCCAGTCGGGCCCGATTCCAGAAGCCCGTATGCAGGGCCAGGTGGAAGGCCTTCTGGAAAATCTAGACGTTGAGGTACCGGAAGAGATGATCTTCTACCTCGACAGCAAGAACACCCAGGATGAAGCCTTCCGGGTCGTCGGCGATACCCTGCCCAAGATTCCTGATGCCAGGCACGTAGTCGCTGTCAACATCAACGAGGGCACGGCGTTAGGCACGATTGCCGCCTTTGAGGCAGCGGGCCGCAGTGAGGATATCATCGTCGTGGCCCAGGGTGCAGATCCCTCCGGCCAGGATGAAATGGTCAAAGAAGGCAGTCGCCATATCGGCTCCACCGGCTACTTCGCGGAGCGCTACGGTGAATACCTCATTCCAGCAATCATCGACACGCTGGAATGCAAGTCGCTGCCGCCAGCTATCTACGTGGATCACGTCTTCATCAACGCTGATAACCTGTGCGAATACTACCCCGAGCACAGTGCCTGCAACTAA
- a CDS encoding substrate-binding domain-containing protein has translation MNPHMTTFERRERILQLLAGQGVVKVTSLAKQFDVSEGTIRNDLAALEAENRLRRVRGGAAPVEQPPLIAQTRIARNAVNTEAKRSIARWAADMIEDGDAIIMDASSTVLHMVPCLQPCQRLTVITNGLETARLLSESTNHTVIVVGGIMGTNDNSVTGLLGTDMLERLHARTAFVSGTGFNFEQGLTERDVAEAQLKHAMVEKVPQVVALVDSTKFGKVGFAPFLNVDSLSHVVTDSQVSPSFINLLQQAGVSVTVCDERTVTNYRSNGRKPTYRIGFANLTETGIPFAIDVRRGLERAAEAQQVELILADNQLSGEQALQVADYLIEKQVDLAIEYQIDAEINSLIMDRFLQAGIPVIAVDIPMVGATFFGADNYRSGHIAGAELGKWVREHWQGQYDRLVILEEQRAGALPASRITGQVDGYQEVMGPIPEEKRIYLDSGNTSQVSEMHVAEALQSVPEGQRIAVFSFNDDAAYGALKAARKLGREADVAIVGQGADRVVRNEIRKRNSAIIGSTAFMPDRYGEKLIELAKRILEGQSIQPAVYMEHVFIDSSNVDLYYNE, from the coding sequence ATGAATCCACACATGACCACATTCGAGCGGCGCGAGCGCATTCTGCAGCTACTCGCCGGGCAAGGCGTCGTCAAAGTCACTAGCCTGGCAAAACAGTTTGACGTATCCGAAGGCACTATCCGCAACGATCTGGCGGCTCTGGAGGCGGAGAACCGCTTGAGGCGGGTGAGAGGTGGCGCCGCACCGGTTGAGCAACCTCCGCTGATCGCCCAGACCCGCATTGCCCGCAACGCGGTCAACACCGAGGCAAAGCGAAGTATCGCACGCTGGGCCGCTGACATGATCGAGGATGGCGACGCCATCATTATGGATGCCAGTTCTACGGTTCTGCATATGGTGCCCTGTTTGCAGCCATGCCAGCGTTTGACGGTAATAACTAACGGACTGGAAACGGCCCGCCTTCTGTCCGAATCAACAAACCACACAGTTATCGTTGTCGGCGGCATAATGGGGACCAACGATAACTCCGTAACGGGCTTGCTGGGCACTGACATGTTGGAACGGCTTCACGCGCGCACAGCGTTCGTCTCCGGAACCGGCTTTAATTTCGAGCAAGGTCTGACCGAACGCGATGTGGCGGAAGCGCAGCTAAAACATGCAATGGTAGAGAAAGTGCCACAGGTGGTGGCACTGGTCGATTCTACCAAGTTCGGCAAGGTGGGTTTTGCACCTTTTCTGAACGTGGATTCGCTTTCTCACGTGGTTACGGACAGCCAGGTGTCTCCCTCCTTCATCAACCTGTTGCAGCAGGCTGGCGTATCGGTGACTGTCTGCGACGAGCGTACGGTTACCAACTACCGCAGCAATGGGCGCAAACCAACCTACCGTATCGGCTTTGCCAATCTAACGGAAACAGGAATCCCCTTTGCCATCGATGTACGGCGTGGACTGGAGCGAGCAGCAGAGGCACAGCAGGTGGAGCTAATCCTTGCCGATAATCAGCTCAGCGGCGAACAGGCGCTACAGGTCGCCGACTACCTGATCGAAAAGCAGGTCGACCTGGCAATCGAGTATCAGATTGACGCCGAAATCAACAGCTTGATCATGGACAGATTCTTGCAGGCAGGGATCCCCGTGATTGCCGTGGATATCCCCATGGTAGGGGCGACCTTTTTTGGCGCAGACAACTATCGATCGGGACACATCGCGGGAGCCGAGCTGGGCAAATGGGTCCGAGAGCATTGGCAGGGCCAGTATGATCGGCTGGTGATTCTGGAGGAACAACGTGCAGGGGCATTGCCCGCATCGAGGATCACAGGTCAGGTGGACGGTTACCAGGAAGTGATGGGCCCAATTCCTGAGGAGAAACGGATCTATCTGGACAGCGGCAATACAAGCCAGGTGAGCGAAATGCACGTCGCTGAGGCGTTGCAGTCGGTTCCCGAAGGCCAACGAATCGCCGTGTTTTCCTTCAACGATGATGCCGCCTACGGTGCGCTGAAGGCAGCGCGTAAGTTGGGTCGGGAAGCCGACGTGGCTATCGTTGGTCAGGGGGCTGACCGGGTCGTCCGCAACGAGATTCGCAAGCGAAACTCAGCCATCATTGGATCGACAGCCTTCATGCCGGATCGCTATGGGGAGAAGCTGATCGAACTGGCAAAACGTATCCTGGAAGGGCAGTCGATACAGCCGGCGGTTTACATGGAGCACGTGTTTATAGACTCCTCGAACGTAGATCTTTACTACAACGAGTGA
- a CDS encoding ABC transporter permease, with protein MTTPTASPGRSQPDLMERLRARGLRVNNFVSLVVIFLIICAVLSILSPYFLTLENFKNIGRTMPVVGIIAIGETLVLIAGGVDLSVGSVAALSGVVTGLLWEVVGLPIGIAAAAGLASGAFIGLINGLLVTRLRINALISTLATFSIVRGLAFVLTNAQMNQLTDPGFLFLGRGEVGIIPVPFILMLILYAIFIFILRRTPFGRDLYAIGGNPMAARLVGISTRRNVLVVFVISGLLAGVGGLVQASQLAAGAPQAAVGLEFTVIAAVVLGGTSLSGGKGTLVGSFLGVIILRTLDNGLILTGVSAYFQQVARGAVLILAVGLDQLRTKWSARR; from the coding sequence ATGACTACGCCAACTGCCTCGCCGGGGAGATCGCAGCCTGACCTGATGGAACGCCTCCGGGCAAGGGGCTTGAGGGTCAACAATTTCGTCAGCCTGGTGGTGATCTTCCTTATCATCTGTGCCGTCTTGTCCATCCTCTCACCCTATTTTCTGACCCTCGAGAATTTCAAGAACATCGGGCGCACCATGCCGGTCGTTGGCATCATCGCCATCGGAGAGACCCTCGTCCTTATCGCCGGTGGGGTCGATCTATCGGTGGGATCGGTGGCAGCCCTGTCCGGCGTTGTAACCGGGCTGTTGTGGGAAGTAGTTGGCTTGCCCATCGGCATCGCAGCTGCAGCGGGGCTGGCCAGTGGCGCGTTCATCGGGCTTATCAACGGCTTGTTGGTCACACGGCTACGCATCAACGCCCTGATCAGCACGCTGGCAACCTTCTCCATTGTGCGCGGCCTGGCCTTCGTTTTGACCAATGCCCAGATGAACCAGCTCACAGACCCGGGATTTCTTTTCCTGGGGCGTGGCGAGGTGGGGATCATTCCGGTGCCGTTTATCCTGATGTTGATTCTGTATGCCATTTTCATTTTCATCCTTCGGCGCACACCCTTTGGCAGAGATCTGTACGCCATCGGCGGTAACCCGATGGCTGCCCGCCTGGTCGGCATATCAACCAGACGTAACGTCCTTGTCGTTTTCGTGATCAGCGGCCTGCTGGCCGGCGTTGGTGGTCTGGTGCAGGCGTCGCAGCTGGCAGCCGGCGCGCCCCAGGCCGCCGTTGGTCTGGAGTTCACCGTGATTGCCGCCGTTGTGCTGGGAGGGACCAGCTTATCAGGTGGCAAGGGAACGCTTGTTGGCTCCTTCCTGGGCGTGATCATTCTGCGCACCCTGGACAACGGTCTGATCTTGACCGGCGTATCCGCTTACTTTCAACAAGTCGCCCGTGGAGCGGTTCTGATCCTGGCGGTCGGGCTGGATCAACTACGCACAAAATGGTCGGCCAGGCGATAA
- a CDS encoding ABC transporter permease: protein MSDPAALATTPEQQSLQDRLKASALQEGAGLVVMLLIILVVMSLLSPYFLTARNFSNLLLYSSAMGIIAMFTTMLMVGGGLDLSVGSTAALVGVVISQNHNSLGVWGAVALGLVVAIVVGLINGFLVTRVGINALITTLGMFSVVRGLAFVFSGGLTELMLDETFGELGRGEVAGIPMPVIVFAVATIGCAIVMRTTQYGRAMYSIGGNETASFLAGLRTKRYQMIAFVLSALSAGVAGILLTSQQGAGAPQAATGLEISVIAAVILGGTSLAGGKGTILGTLIGVLILGTLTNGMILLGVSAYYQQIAQGLVLLLAVGMDQLRTRSEA, encoded by the coding sequence GTGAGCGATCCCGCGGCACTCGCAACAACACCTGAACAACAATCTCTACAGGACAGGCTCAAAGCATCGGCTTTGCAGGAAGGCGCCGGGTTGGTGGTGATGTTACTCATCATCCTCGTGGTCATGTCCCTGTTGTCCCCCTATTTCCTGACGGCGAGAAATTTCTCGAACCTGCTGTTATACAGCTCCGCCATGGGCATCATTGCCATGTTCACCACCATGCTCATGGTGGGCGGTGGGCTGGATCTCTCGGTCGGCTCGACCGCGGCCCTGGTCGGCGTGGTCATATCTCAAAATCACAATTCCCTGGGCGTATGGGGAGCGGTGGCGTTGGGCCTGGTTGTGGCGATCGTCGTCGGCCTGATCAATGGTTTTCTGGTTACGCGCGTCGGCATCAACGCGCTCATCACGACGCTCGGCATGTTCTCCGTGGTACGCGGCCTTGCGTTCGTGTTTTCAGGCGGGCTCACCGAACTCATGCTCGATGAAACGTTTGGCGAATTGGGCAGGGGTGAGGTGGCTGGCATTCCCATGCCGGTAATTGTCTTCGCGGTGGCCACCATTGGCTGTGCCATCGTCATGCGTACCACACAATATGGTCGGGCAATGTACTCGATAGGCGGCAACGAAACGGCCAGCTTCCTTGCCGGTTTGCGTACGAAGCGCTATCAGATGATAGCGTTCGTGCTTTCGGCTCTCAGCGCCGGAGTCGCCGGCATTCTGCTGACCTCACAACAGGGCGCGGGCGCGCCACAGGCGGCCACCGGTCTGGAGATCAGCGTGATCGCAGCGGTGATTCTGGGTGGCACCAGTCTGGCCGGCGGCAAGGGCACCATTCTCGGCACGCTCATCGGCGTGTTGATCCTGGGCACGCTGACCAACGGCATGATCCTGTTGGGCGTTTCGGCCTATTATCAGCAGATCGCCCAGGGCCTGGTGCTGCTACTGGCCGTGGGCATGGACCAACTACGCACGCGCTCTGAGGCCTGA
- a CDS encoding DNA translocase FtsK: MRRRLEMQADRIEAVLASHKVPGRVWGGTITPRFIRFQLTTSLGTRVNKVSQLSEEFALSLGVSSARIYRQNGAIQVEVPRSKPQSVRLLPLCQRLSNVPPLAALLGLDHDGTPLLLRLPSPDVVHVLISGTTGSGKTALLRSILLSLAMFNRQGALQLLLIDPKSRGFSPLAQLPHILGRLVSTPQEGVQALSWLIQEMERRDRDHICSPSIVVAIDELADLLTTGGKEVETALLRLAQRGREAGIHLLCATQKPAASILSSLIKANFPVRLVGSVSSPEDAKVASGIAATGAEKLLGRGDFLLINKGQIVRFQAAYAPEVDIRQIVNRLHLASDSRHRWSQSVPLLAPVAQPVPGSTS, translated from the coding sequence ATGCGAAGAAGACTGGAAATGCAAGCAGATCGGATCGAAGCGGTCCTCGCTTCCCACAAGGTTCCAGGTCGCGTCTGGGGCGGCACCATCACACCGCGCTTCATTCGCTTTCAACTCACCACCTCCCTCGGTACCCGCGTCAACAAGGTCTCTCAACTCTCTGAAGAGTTCGCCCTCTCCCTCGGCGTCTCCTCCGCTCGCATCTACCGGCAAAACGGCGCCATCCAGGTCGAGGTCCCTCGCAGCAAACCTCAGTCCGTTCGCCTTCTGCCTCTCTGCCAACGCCTGTCCAACGTCCCTCCCCTGGCCGCTCTGCTTGGCCTCGATCACGACGGCACTCCCCTGCTCCTTCGCCTGCCCAGCCCCGATGTCGTTCACGTCCTCATCTCTGGCACCACCGGCAGCGGCAAGACCGCCCTGCTTCGCTCCATCCTGCTCTCCCTCGCCATGTTCAATCGCCAGGGTGCCCTGCAACTCCTGCTCATCGATCCCAAGAGCCGTGGCTTCAGCCCCCTCGCTCAACTCCCTCACATCCTCGGCCGCCTCGTCTCCACTCCCCAGGAAGGTGTCCAGGCTCTCTCCTGGCTCATCCAGGAAATGGAGCGCCGTGACCGCGATCATATCTGCTCTCCCTCCATCGTCGTCGCCATCGACGAACTCGCCGACCTGCTCACCACCGGTGGCAAAGAGGTCGAAACCGCCCTGCTTCGCCTCGCCCAAAGAGGCCGGGAGGCTGGCATCCATCTCCTCTGTGCCACCCAGAAACCGGCCGCCTCCATCCTCTCCAGCCTCATCAAGGCCAACTTCCCCGTCCGTCTCGTCGGCTCCGTCTCCAGCCCCGAGGATGCCAAGGTTGCTTCTGGTATCGCCGCCACTGGCGCCGAAAAACTGCTCGGCCGCGGCGACTTCCTGCTGATCAACAAGGGCCAGATCGTCCGCTTCCAGGCCGCTTACGCCCCTGAGGTCGACATCCGCCAGATCGTCAACCGCCTCCACCTTGCCAGCGACTCACGCCATCGCTGGTCCCAATCCGTGCCTCTCCTGGCACCTGTCGCCCAGCCTGTACCCGGGAGCACCTCATGA
- a CDS encoding SufE family protein: protein MAENTDSLPRQLQDIVEDFKWAEGREKLELLLDFSDRMPLLPDWLAEQRDGMEQVHECMTPVFIHAEANDGRMIFYFDVPPESPTVRGFASLMAEGLSGTTPQEILAIPGDFYREMGLPDVLSYQRLNGISAILSYMKRLALREIGA, encoded by the coding sequence ATGGCCGAGAATACTGACAGTTTGCCCCGGCAGTTGCAGGATATCGTGGAAGATTTCAAGTGGGCGGAAGGGCGTGAAAAGCTGGAGCTGTTGCTCGATTTCTCAGATCGCATGCCATTGCTTCCCGACTGGCTTGCTGAGCAGCGTGACGGCATGGAACAGGTTCACGAATGCATGACCCCGGTATTCATCCACGCCGAGGCCAACGATGGTCGCATGATCTTCTACTTCGACGTGCCGCCGGAGTCGCCGACCGTACGAGGTTTTGCATCCTTGATGGCTGAAGGGCTGTCTGGCACCACGCCACAGGAAATCCTGGCGATCCCAGGCGACTTCTATCGCGAGATGGGCCTGCCGGATGTGTTGAGTTACCAACGGTTGAACGGCATCAGCGCGATTCTTTCCTACATGAAACGGCTTGCGCTGCGCGAGATCGGGGCCTGA
- a CDS encoding uroporphyrinogen decarboxylase family protein: MNSRERFLEVMHFNTDVRSMKWEFGFWGENISQWYEEGLPRKFGTNIPTSLTTVGASLYTTAWTHEWAKNRTYLEKFHHERERPVPLPPGIAVWGGALYWPSQGFPLALDVMDYFDFDKSTALVPVEQLFCPFFQPQILDEDDKYLVYVDIDGVERQFQKEEGVIPSSRKWPIRDWASWQQIKEQRLRLDSIHERFPDNWDWWIEEYKGRDYPLSVGGYPNGYFGTLVHLIGYENVFYLYYDQPDLLKDINQHLTDLWIAIWEEILANVEIDCCHIWEDMSSTMGTMISPGHFEEFMAPYYRQVTDFLKGKGVDIILVDTDGNIELLIPQFLEVGVTGMYPMETSAGMDVVKLRQQYPRFQMMGGVPKYDMALGPERIEEFLQPVNELLKYGGYVPHGDHLISPGVSWEQFKHYRNRLNQIIDANGSE, translated from the coding sequence ATGAATTCGCGTGAACGTTTTCTGGAAGTCATGCACTTCAACACCGACGTACGGTCGATGAAGTGGGAGTTTGGTTTCTGGGGCGAGAACATCAGCCAATGGTATGAAGAGGGCCTGCCCAGGAAATTCGGCACTAACATACCCACCAGCCTGACCACGGTGGGTGCTTCCCTTTATACAACCGCGTGGACTCACGAGTGGGCAAAGAACCGGACCTACCTGGAGAAGTTCCACCATGAAAGGGAGCGTCCGGTGCCGCTTCCGCCTGGTATTGCCGTCTGGGGAGGTGCACTGTATTGGCCAAGTCAGGGATTCCCCCTGGCGCTCGATGTTATGGACTATTTCGATTTCGACAAGAGTACGGCCCTTGTACCTGTTGAGCAGCTTTTTTGTCCGTTCTTTCAGCCACAGATATTGGATGAGGATGATAAGTATCTGGTCTACGTCGATATCGATGGCGTCGAGCGCCAGTTTCAGAAGGAAGAGGGTGTCATCCCCAGCTCTCGTAAGTGGCCCATTCGGGACTGGGCGAGCTGGCAGCAAATCAAGGAGCAGCGCCTTCGATTGGACTCTATCCATGAGCGCTTCCCAGACAATTGGGATTGGTGGATCGAGGAATACAAGGGTCGAGACTATCCTCTCTCGGTGGGTGGCTACCCCAACGGCTATTTCGGAACATTGGTTCACCTGATCGGTTACGAGAACGTTTTCTATTTGTACTACGACCAACCTGACTTGCTCAAGGATATCAATCAGCACCTGACTGATCTGTGGATCGCCATCTGGGAGGAGATTCTGGCCAATGTGGAGATCGACTGTTGTCACATTTGGGAGGATATGTCCTCTACCATGGGCACGATGATCTCTCCTGGCCACTTTGAGGAATTCATGGCGCCCTACTATCGCCAGGTCACCGATTTTCTGAAGGGCAAGGGCGTTGATATCATCCTGGTGGACACGGACGGAAATATCGAGCTGTTGATACCGCAGTTCCTGGAGGTAGGTGTCACCGGCATGTATCCTATGGAAACCTCAGCTGGCATGGATGTTGTCAAGCTTCGCCAGCAATACCCCCGCTTCCAGATGATGGGTGGCGTGCCCAAGTACGACATGGCGCTGGGACCGGAGCGTATCGAAGAATTTCTCCAGCCTGTAAACGAGTTGCTCAAGTATGGCGGCTATGTCCCCCATGGCGATCATCTCATCTCGCCCGGGGTTTCCTGGGAGCAATTCAAGCACTACCGCAATCGCCTCAACCAGATCATCGACGCCAACGGCAGCGAATAA
- a CDS encoding sugar ABC transporter ATP-binding protein: MTESTDSRPTLEMIDISKSFFGVKVLDEVSIDLFPGEVLALVGENGAGKSTLIKILNGDYRKDGGAIVIDGQLVEIEHPRDAEALGIHMIYQELHHCHELSVTENLLLGHLPRGNGPVGKYIVDWKRARAIATEQIEMLGLEIDPLALMGELSVVEREIVEIVKAVSSNARILVMDEPTAALTPHEVDLLFEIVATLRKQGVGIIYISHRLDEIFQIAQRVTVLRDGYKVGTERVVDVTKHDIVRMMVGHEVEERQPDDLQVQEDGRPPILEVSHLTRTGAFEDVSLEVHAGEIVGIFGLLGAGHSELTRTLFGAERADSGEIQVEGKPLVIHSPTDARRVGIGLVPIDRKQQGLVLSQNVRENLTLSNWPAISRFGFFQRGSERQHAQTWIDRLGIRVAGGMEVETQFMSGGNQQKVVLGRWLEANVKILLMNEPTWGVDVGARSDIYDQLEGLAEQGLGILMVSSDMQEVLSVSHRIITMFQGKVTGEFAASAVTQEELLNAAAGGEA; this comes from the coding sequence ATGACAGAGAGCACTGATAGTCGTCCAACTCTGGAGATGATCGATATCTCCAAAAGCTTTTTCGGCGTGAAAGTCCTGGACGAGGTGTCAATTGACCTCTTTCCAGGTGAGGTGCTGGCCCTGGTGGGCGAAAATGGCGCGGGCAAATCGACGTTGATCAAGATCCTGAACGGCGACTACCGCAAGGATGGCGGCGCCATCGTCATCGACGGCCAACTGGTGGAGATCGAACACCCACGCGATGCCGAAGCGTTGGGCATTCACATGATCTACCAGGAATTGCATCACTGTCACGAGCTGTCGGTCACCGAGAATCTTTTACTCGGTCATCTCCCGCGAGGCAACGGGCCCGTCGGCAAGTACATTGTCGACTGGAAGAGGGCGCGCGCGATCGCAACAGAGCAGATCGAGATGTTGGGCCTCGAGATCGATCCCCTGGCCTTGATGGGCGAGTTATCGGTGGTGGAACGCGAGATCGTGGAGATCGTCAAGGCGGTGTCCTCCAACGCCCGAATCCTAGTCATGGACGAGCCCACGGCAGCACTGACACCCCACGAGGTTGATCTCCTCTTTGAGATCGTAGCGACTCTGCGCAAGCAAGGGGTCGGCATCATCTACATCTCTCACCGTCTGGATGAGATCTTTCAAATCGCCCAACGCGTGACCGTATTGCGTGATGGTTACAAGGTTGGCACTGAACGGGTGGTCGATGTGACGAAGCATGATATCGTCCGCATGATGGTGGGTCATGAGGTCGAGGAGCGACAGCCTGACGATCTACAGGTTCAGGAAGATGGCCGTCCCCCGATCCTGGAGGTCTCCCATCTGACCAGAACAGGCGCCTTCGAGGATGTCAGTCTGGAGGTTCACGCCGGTGAGATCGTGGGCATTTTCGGCCTGCTGGGCGCCGGACACTCAGAGCTGACCCGCACACTCTTCGGCGCAGAACGGGCCGACAGCGGGGAAATCCAGGTCGAGGGCAAGCCGCTTGTCATTCACTCGCCCACCGACGCGCGGCGGGTTGGCATCGGGCTGGTACCAATCGATCGCAAACAGCAGGGGCTTGTGTTGAGCCAAAACGTCCGTGAGAATCTCACCCTCTCCAACTGGCCGGCGATCTCCCGCTTCGGCTTTTTTCAGCGCGGATCAGAGCGGCAGCACGCCCAAACCTGGATCGACCGTCTGGGCATCCGCGTGGCCGGCGGTATGGAGGTCGAAACCCAGTTCATGAGCGGTGGCAACCAGCAAAAGGTTGTGCTGGGCCGCTGGCTCGAGGCCAACGTTAAGATACTGCTCATGAACGAACCAACCTGGGGCGTCGACGTTGGCGCGCGTTCGGACATCTACGACCAACTGGAGGGTCTGGCCGAACAGGGACTTGGTATTCTGATGGTTTCCTCGGACATGCAAGAGGTCTTGTCGGTCAGTCACCGCATTATCACTATGTTTCAGGGCAAGGTCACCGGCGAGTTCGCTGCCAGCGCGGTTACCCAGGAAGAACTCTTGAACGCAGCGGCCGGAGGTGAAGCGTGA
- a CDS encoding GDSL-type esterase/lipase family protein: MDPENALTADAKSQIDFNLHMVPAALGLDVPDVATAAILNVSEVALVGYIAEIETTVRHTAQRLLEKHGLATALEKWPVPMGGTILAVGDSITTYRFGYARILAATLAVHRVDDAIRFANVGQSGYTSTHGLETTFTQNLDMNPDWVFIKFGVNDCKRFGGRAARTLVSLDEYRANMAGIVDAYQRFTDARIILLTPTPVVEQLANSLPDFVAMRMTWDNTDLAACAEFVRDLARLRNQLVVDLFAIFGPDPDPDYFLPDGLHPNRAGHEIIAERVLETVRDI; encoded by the coding sequence ATGGATCCAGAAAACGCCCTGACGGCAGATGCCAAATCCCAGATCGACTTCAACCTGCACATGGTCCCGGCAGCCCTGGGGTTGGACGTACCGGATGTCGCCACCGCTGCTATCCTCAACGTCAGTGAGGTTGCCCTGGTCGGCTACATCGCCGAAATCGAAACGACGGTCCGGCATACAGCGCAGCGTCTGCTGGAAAAGCATGGCCTGGCGACAGCTCTCGAAAAATGGCCAGTCCCTATGGGTGGCACGATACTGGCGGTCGGCGACTCCATCACCACTTATCGCTTCGGTTATGCCCGCATCCTGGCGGCAACGCTCGCCGTACACCGTGTCGATGATGCGATTCGCTTCGCCAACGTTGGCCAGTCAGGTTACACGTCGACTCACGGGCTTGAGACCACGTTTACACAGAATCTGGACATGAATCCGGACTGGGTCTTTATCAAGTTCGGCGTAAACGATTGCAAGCGCTTTGGCGGCCGCGCTGCCCGCACCCTGGTTTCTCTCGACGAATATCGGGCCAACATGGCCGGAATTGTGGATGCTTATCAGCGTTTCACCGACGCCCGGATCATCTTGCTTACCCCCACGCCTGTAGTGGAACAGCTCGCCAACTCGCTTCCCGATTTCGTGGCCATGCGCATGACCTGGGACAATACCGATCTGGCCGCTTGCGCGGAGTTCGTGCGTGATCTGGCACGGTTGCGCAACCAGCTCGTTGTCGATCTTTTTGCCATCTTCGGTCCCGATCCCGACCCAGACTACTTCTTGCCGGATGGTTTGCACCCGAACCGTGCGGGACACGAGATCATCGCAGAACGAGTGCTCGAAACCGTGCGCGACATCTGA
- the lexA gene encoding transcriptional repressor LexA, whose protein sequence is MLPTLTELEMEVIDFLEMQLRKDPIAPSIDEICQAVRLTRGYRINKLLNSLREKGYIDRRPGRARSLRLLLSSDGQPFQAGSRLVQVPVLGLIAAGSPIDPQDGFDDFIEITSGLIGDPSETFALRVKGDSMIEDSVLDGDLVILQHQTTASNGDMVAAWLLDSGETTLKRYYREGRQIRLKPANAGYADRVEDESNVQVQGKVVAVVRQLM, encoded by the coding sequence ATGTTGCCAACCCTAACGGAACTTGAAATGGAAGTCATCGATTTCCTGGAGATGCAGCTGCGGAAAGACCCCATCGCCCCCAGCATCGACGAAATCTGCCAGGCCGTTCGCCTGACCCGCGGCTATCGCATTAACAAGCTTTTGAACTCACTGCGGGAAAAGGGTTACATCGACCGGCGCCCAGGACGGGCCCGCTCGCTTCGCCTGTTGCTTAGTAGTGATGGCCAGCCCTTCCAGGCCGGCAGCAGACTGGTCCAGGTGCCGGTCCTTGGCCTGATCGCCGCGGGTTCCCCCATCGATCCACAGGATGGTTTCGACGACTTCATCGAAATCACCTCCGGGCTGATCGGAGATCCCAGCGAGACCTTTGCCCTTCGGGTCAAGGGAGATTCCATGATCGAGGACTCGGTCCTCGACGGCGATCTCGTGATCCTGCAGCATCAGACCACGGCCAGTAACGGTGATATGGTCGCCGCCTGGCTGCTCGACTCCGGCGAAACTACACTGAAACGCTACTACCGGGAGGGCAGACAGATCAGGTTGAAGCCGGCCAATGCCGGATATGCTGACCGGGTCGAGGATGAAAGCAATGTTCAGGTGCAGGGCAAGGTTGTGGCGGTCGTTCGTCAACTGATGTGA